From the genome of Ptychodera flava strain L36383 chromosome 22, AS_Pfla_20210202, whole genome shotgun sequence, one region includes:
- the LOC139122964 gene encoding gamma-glutamylcyclotransferase-like — MSSTLFFGYSTTLLDERVFEIVPTAKFRTIAKLQNHKLVFNDAANYESPWHGATANIVPCDGEEVWGVVYETEQPNIGVLEKHLVGERGIYVAHGVMVTTPKGKMLTCTCLKLRDPLPLEGVPSPQYLSVLIAGAVQKNLPKDYIAKLKSSKHNSYDGKIGISEKILLASI, encoded by the exons ATGTCGTCAACTCTCTTCTTTGGCTATTCAACCACACTGCTGGATGAAAGAGTATTTGAAATAGTTCCAACAGCAAAGTTCCGCACTATAGCGAAATTACAA AATCACAAACTGGTTTTCAACGATGCAGCCAACTACGAGAGTCCATGGCACGGCGCCACTGCAAACATTGTCCCATGTGATGGCGAAGAAGTCTGGGGTGTTGTCTACGAGACCGAACAACCAAACATCGGTGTTCTGGAGAA GCATCTCGTTGGCGAAAGAGGGATCTACGTTGCACACGGTGTCATGGTAACCACGCCCAAAGGCAAGATGCTGACGTGTACATGTTTAAAATTGAGAGATCCTTTGCCGCTGGAAGGCGTACCGTCACCTCAATACCTGAGTGTACTCATAGCGGGCGCTGTTCAAAAGAATTTGCCGAAAGATTACATCGCCAAACTGAAGAGCAGCAAACATAACTCATACGACGGGAAGATTGGAATATCTGAGAAAATACTGTTGGCATCCATATGA